One window of the Nicotiana tabacum cultivar K326 chromosome 4, ASM71507v2, whole genome shotgun sequence genome contains the following:
- the LOC142179976 gene encoding uncharacterized protein LOC142179976 — protein MWQIGCTKWSPWQKSYEETPIAVAWICLMEFASNFFGNECVFSLASVVGNLLHFDLATQISIRPSCAKVNVEVNLLSTFPQHIKIVEEEDEYGPEEFKWIKIKYDYMPKYCKTCKKQGHNELYCWVIHPQLHKRLDDVAEDGNTGKRTYRYCC, from the coding sequence ATGTGGCAGATAGGGTGCACGAAGTGGAGTCCATGGCAGAAATCTTATGAGGAGACTCCAATTGCAGTAGCTTGGATTTGCTTAATGGAGTTCGCATCCAATTTCTTTGGTAATGAATGTGTGTTTTCATTAGCAAGTGTTGTTGGCAATCTATTACATTTTGACCTTGCAACTCAAATTAGCATTAGGCCTAGCTGTGCAAAAGTGAATGTGGAAGTTAATTTATTAtctacatttcctcaacatattAAAATAGTAGAAGAGGAGGATGAGTATGGTCCTGAAGAGTTTAAGTGGATCAAAATAAAATACGACTACATGCCTAAATATTGCAAGACTTGCAAGAAGCAAGGCCACAATGAGTTGTATTGTTGGGTAATTCACCCACAATTACAcaaaaggcttgatgatgttgcTGAAGATGGTAATACTGGGAAAAGAACTTATAGGTATTGCTGCTAA
- the LOC142179977 gene encoding uncharacterized protein LOC142179977 gives MVTVDKNIELCRMPTIEGVKGAISALSRDSAGGPDGFTAVFYQKCWYIVGEDIFNMLLEKNLPSLISSNQSGFVKGRSIFEYIILTHEVVTDLRLKEKPTNVLIKLDRGTAYHRVS, from the exons ATGGTTACAGTGGATAAAAACATTGAGTTATGTAGGATGCCAACTATAGAGGGGGTTAAGGGAGCAATCTCTGCCTTGAGTAGAGATAGTGCAGGTGGACCTGATGGCTTCACTGCTGTCTTTTATCAAAAGTGTTGGTACATAGTAGGTGAGGATATCTTCAATATGCT ATTGGAGAAGAATTTACCATCTTTGATCTCCTCCAATCAATCTGGATTTGTTAAAGGAAGAAGTATCTTTGAGTATATCATACTTACACATGAGGTTGTCACTGATCTAAGGTTAAAGGAGAAGCCTACAAATGTGTTAATCAAGCTTGATAGGGGTACGGCATATCACAGGGTATCCTAG